In a genomic window of Sarcophilus harrisii chromosome 4, mSarHar1.11, whole genome shotgun sequence:
- the HES6 gene encoding transcription cofactor HES-6 codes for MKMENAEVLELTVKRVQGVLQSRSLESDKLHREASERFAAGYIQCMHEVHTFVSTCPGIDAAIAAELLNHLLESMPLNEGAGFQALLGDVLGEAAAAGPGGGLWPGGDGLGSPGGPLSPLPSPLSLSPGEDICSDLEEASEVELSQVAQDGPEPALCIPSGLPSSAVSKCMWRPW; via the exons ATGAAGATGGAGAACGCGGAGGTGCTGGAGCTCACGGTAAAGCGGGTGCAGGGCGTCCTGCAGAGCCGGTCCCTGG AATCGGACAAACTCCATCGGGAGGCGAGCGAACGCTTCGCAGCCGGCTACATCCAATGCATGCATGAGGTCCACACCTTCGTCTCCACTTGCCCGGGCATCGACGCCGCCATCGCCGCCGAGCTCCTCAACCATCTGCTGGAGTCCATGCCCCTCAACGAAGGCGCCGGCTTCCAAGCCCTGCTGGGAGACGTCCTGGGGGAGGCCGCGGCCGCCGGTCCCGGGGGCGGCCTCTGGCCCGGGGGAGACGGTTTGGGCTCCCCCGGGGGCCCCTTGTCCCCACTGCCCAGTCCTCTGTCGCTGTCACCCGGTGAGGACATTTGCTCTGACCTAGAAGAGGCCTCAGAGGTAGAACTGAGCCAGGTGGCCCAGGACGGGCCGGAGCCTGCCCTCTGCATCCCCAGCGGCTTGCCATCCTCGGCCGTGTCCAAGTGCATGTGGAGACCTTGGTGA